A window of Corallococcus macrosporus DSM 14697 contains these coding sequences:
- a CDS encoding M16 family metallopeptidase: MASRKSPSRKSPARAAKRPVRKAPAARKAATKRAAPRATTSALTLPSLHESTTSSGLKVIAAERGPLPLVAARLVIRAGSATDPDGKHGLADFTARLLRRGTRLLDAQAIDEAVEFVGASLGVAVSEDTISVAITTPSEHFAQMLGILGQLVREPTFPQSEVDDARERELAHFANDLDDPSVIADRAMVRALWGNHPYGHDVGGSSKTVKTFTRDDVVRFHQERMGPKVSMLIVVGAVDPGRVAAAAEEAFAEWSGGPDAPVAVPSPERIAQGGRVILVDKPDQTQSQVRLGGPGMRMGHEDYFPATAMNIALGGGFTSRLMNEIRVNRGLTYGVSSWFDSMNAAGVFALSTFTKTESTREIIDVALAEIGGVREKGLKPRELADAQSYLAGLYPLRTETNESIAGSIAEARLHGLGDDWVEKFRDRLRAVTPRQVAAAAKKYCFAQAPAVVVLGKADAVKKQLKGLGPITVVPASEYE, encoded by the coding sequence ATGGCCTCTCGCAAGAGCCCCTCCCGCAAGTCTCCCGCCCGCGCGGCGAAGCGCCCCGTCCGCAAGGCGCCCGCCGCCCGCAAGGCCGCGACGAAGCGCGCCGCGCCGCGCGCCACCACGAGCGCCCTCACGCTGCCCTCGCTGCATGAAAGCACCACGTCCAGCGGGCTGAAGGTCATCGCCGCCGAGCGTGGCCCCCTGCCCCTGGTGGCCGCGCGGCTGGTGATCCGCGCGGGCAGCGCCACCGACCCGGACGGCAAGCACGGCCTGGCGGACTTCACCGCCCGGCTGCTGCGCCGGGGCACCCGCCTGCTGGACGCGCAGGCCATCGACGAAGCGGTGGAGTTCGTCGGCGCCAGCCTGGGCGTGGCCGTGAGTGAGGACACCATCTCGGTGGCCATCACCACGCCGTCCGAGCACTTCGCGCAGATGCTCGGCATCCTGGGCCAGTTGGTGCGTGAGCCCACCTTCCCGCAGTCCGAGGTGGACGACGCGCGCGAGCGGGAGCTGGCGCACTTCGCCAACGATCTGGACGACCCGTCCGTCATCGCCGACCGGGCCATGGTCCGCGCGCTGTGGGGGAACCACCCCTACGGCCACGACGTGGGCGGCTCGTCGAAGACGGTGAAGACCTTCACGCGCGACGACGTGGTGCGCTTCCACCAGGAGCGCATGGGCCCCAAGGTGTCCATGCTCATCGTGGTGGGCGCGGTGGACCCGGGCCGCGTGGCGGCCGCGGCGGAGGAGGCGTTCGCGGAGTGGTCGGGCGGGCCGGACGCGCCCGTGGCCGTCCCCTCGCCGGAGCGCATCGCCCAGGGCGGGCGGGTCATCCTCGTGGACAAGCCGGACCAGACGCAGTCCCAGGTGCGGCTGGGCGGCCCCGGCATGCGCATGGGCCACGAGGACTACTTCCCGGCCACGGCGATGAACATTGCCCTGGGCGGTGGCTTCACCTCGCGGCTGATGAACGAGATTCGCGTCAACCGCGGCCTCACCTACGGCGTCAGCTCGTGGTTCGACTCCATGAACGCGGCCGGCGTCTTCGCGCTGTCCACGTTCACCAAGACGGAGTCCACGCGCGAGATCATCGACGTGGCGCTGGCGGAGATTGGCGGCGTCCGGGAGAAGGGGCTCAAGCCGCGTGAGCTGGCGGATGCCCAGTCGTACCTCGCGGGCCTCTATCCGCTGCGCACGGAGACGAACGAGTCCATCGCCGGCAGCATCGCCGAGGCCCGCCTGCACGGGCTGGGGGATGACTGGGTGGAGAAGTTCAGGGATCGGCTGCGCGCGGTGACGCCCAGGCAGGTGGCCGCGGCCGCGAAGAAGTACTGCTTCGCGCAGGCGCCCGCCGTGGTGGTGCTGGGCAAGGCGGACGCGGTGAAGAAGCAGCTCAAGGGCCTGGGCCCCATCACCGTGGTCCCGGCGTCGGAGTACGAGTGA
- a CDS encoding RluA family pseudouridine synthase has translation MTDVRILFEGGGVLVVDKPPGMLVIPGREGGPSLRELLETQRRQKVFVVHRLDRDTSGALVFALDAAVHRALSGAFETGKVRKRYVALVEGRVEAPRMVDAPLVAARKGRMRVARPGEADAKASRTRVRPVETFERASLVEAEPLTGRTHQIRVHLLSLGHPLLVDHQYGREAPLTEKDLGGEGDAVVIARTPLHAARVEWPALPGVEARAVDAPMPGDMARARELLRFMVVQMSGRFAFMGAPLEGEDGKTEEEPK, from the coding sequence GTGACCGACGTCCGCATCCTCTTCGAGGGCGGCGGTGTGCTGGTGGTGGACAAGCCGCCCGGGATGCTCGTCATCCCCGGGCGCGAGGGGGGCCCCTCGCTCCGGGAGCTGCTGGAGACCCAGCGGCGCCAGAAGGTCTTCGTGGTGCACCGGTTGGACAGGGACACCTCGGGGGCCCTGGTGTTCGCGCTGGACGCGGCGGTGCACCGGGCGCTGTCCGGGGCCTTCGAGACGGGCAAGGTGCGCAAGCGGTACGTGGCGCTGGTGGAGGGCCGGGTGGAGGCGCCTCGGATGGTCGATGCGCCGCTGGTGGCCGCGCGCAAGGGACGCATGCGCGTGGCCCGGCCCGGGGAGGCCGACGCCAAGGCCTCGCGCACCCGCGTGCGGCCCGTGGAGACCTTCGAGCGCGCGTCATTGGTGGAGGCCGAGCCCCTCACCGGCAGGACGCACCAGATTCGCGTGCACCTTCTGTCCCTGGGGCACCCGCTCCTGGTGGACCATCAGTACGGCCGCGAGGCGCCGCTGACGGAGAAGGACCTGGGCGGGGAAGGGGACGCGGTGGTGATCGCGCGCACGCCGCTTCATGCCGCGCGCGTGGAGTGGCCGGCCCTGCCGGGGGTCGAGGCGCGCGCCGTGGACGCGCCGATGCCGGGGGACATGGCTCGGGCCCGCGAGCTGCTGCGTTTCATGGTCGTCCAAATGTCTGGGCGATTTGCGTTCATGGGCGCACCGCTTGAAGGGGAAGATGGGAAGACAGAAGAGGAGCCGAAGTAG
- a CDS encoding DUF6310 domain-containing protein, with amino-acid sequence MRLRACATLLLFLSACATSSPSPKGPAARNQRVANLQRAATLPWADGGRCVVREASNEWAVLVERCYHALDHDRIEFRDVTGRCSVASAGGAALGLGVCILIAPEIVIGAMIVVGVVVVAVAIKEELDAYRRESRERAKPETQTRPSNEQVRLTHRKPNSEPSGQDLFPPVPTTPLERERRPECRPVPVPRASKDGPHNECADKFPPNRYPGMDVSVGGVRFDALQVGVRVLWEIKTHQFDEYNAFVQDMEIKKELKQIKKERNMAVACGYGFVIGVSTQAHKDALLAEDESLNISVTGCPR; translated from the coding sequence ATGCGACTCCGCGCCTGCGCCACACTTCTGCTCTTTCTCTCAGCCTGCGCTACGTCGTCGCCGAGCCCGAAAGGCCCAGCGGCTCGGAACCAGAGGGTCGCCAACCTCCAACGGGCGGCGACGCTACCGTGGGCGGATGGCGGGCGATGCGTGGTGCGGGAGGCATCCAACGAATGGGCCGTGCTTGTGGAGCGGTGCTATCACGCGCTCGACCATGACCGAATTGAGTTCCGCGATGTCACGGGAAGATGCAGTGTCGCATCTGCGGGGGGCGCTGCTCTTGGATTGGGCGTCTGCATACTGATAGCACCCGAGATAGTCATTGGAGCCATGATTGTTGTTGGCGTGGTGGTAGTGGCAGTCGCCATCAAAGAGGAGTTGGATGCATACCGGAGGGAATCTCGTGAGCGAGCCAAGCCCGAGACTCAAACACGGCCATCCAATGAGCAGGTTCGTTTGACGCACCGCAAACCCAATTCCGAGCCATCAGGGCAGGACTTGTTTCCTCCGGTGCCTACCACTCCATTGGAGCGAGAGCGCCGCCCCGAGTGCAGGCCCGTCCCTGTGCCGCGCGCCTCCAAAGATGGTCCGCATAACGAGTGTGCCGACAAGTTTCCGCCCAACCGTTATCCCGGCATGGACGTGAGCGTGGGCGGAGTACGCTTCGATGCACTGCAGGTCGGCGTGCGCGTGCTGTGGGAGATCAAGACTCATCAATTTGATGAGTACAATGCCTTTGTCCAGGACATGGAGATCAAGAAGGAACTCAAACAAATTAAGAAGGAGCGAAACATGGCAGTGGCGTGTGGATATGGCTTTGTGATCGGAGTTAGCACCCAAGCGCACAAAGACGCTCTGCTCGCCGAGGATGAGTCCCTCAATATCAGCGTCACGGGATGCCCACGATGA
- a CDS encoding DUF5953 family protein yields the protein MTKQRTLNLIAYAPALVGKDGRAVDVIHGMEQALSGLRLKWRLSDSGRPISLPQRDAWILENIEDGEFPIVCNGDVNYPVTVDGREKPGLFSPGGQPLLEVHAKMPLCEAVIAAAAAVLEAVAEGARAFWGSATPYAAKVDIAYQTAPTLQGPPSPRRGLPALKLPPHIRSPEIPYYLGWMNYWSAAAAQAIGFPDPARDADLLSRARRTATGGWVVQLSDAPLDLDNPAHLDALKRAYERFPEIGGRAAP from the coding sequence ATGACTAAGCAAAGAACCCTCAACCTTATCGCCTACGCGCCTGCGCTCGTGGGCAAAGACGGTCGCGCGGTCGACGTCATCCATGGAATGGAACAGGCACTATCCGGCTTGCGGCTGAAGTGGCGGCTCTCAGACAGCGGGCGCCCCATCTCATTACCACAGCGTGATGCATGGATCCTGGAGAACATTGAGGACGGGGAATTTCCTATTGTCTGCAACGGGGACGTGAATTACCCCGTGACGGTTGATGGAAGGGAAAAGCCGGGACTCTTCAGTCCAGGCGGTCAGCCCCTTTTGGAAGTCCATGCGAAAATGCCACTGTGCGAGGCTGTGATTGCGGCAGCGGCGGCTGTGCTTGAAGCCGTGGCGGAGGGCGCACGCGCCTTCTGGGGGAGTGCAACGCCGTACGCCGCCAAGGTGGACATCGCGTATCAGACAGCACCCACGCTGCAAGGTCCGCCTTCTCCACGCCGGGGTCTGCCCGCCCTGAAACTCCCCCCGCACATACGCTCGCCCGAGATTCCCTATTACCTTGGTTGGATGAACTACTGGTCTGCCGCTGCCGCACAGGCCATCGGGTTCCCAGACCCCGCCCGCGACGCCGACCTGCTCTCACGAGCGCGGCGCACGGCGACGGGGGGATGGGTCGTGCAGCTCTCGGACGCGCCGCTCGACCTGGACAACCCCGCCCACCTGGACGCGCTGAAGCGGGCCTATGAGCGCTTCCCGGAGATTGGCGGACGTGCAGCGCCTTGA
- a CDS encoding DUF2381 family protein, with protein sequence MFQPLRLALPLALVLEWGATARAEPAPGARVRRERSVTVASAPADSPPIIHVARDTMTLLFFPSPIQRKTLTFDESRLRVLDAGERSVIVQPLTDLPAGERQELGVFFSDGKVPARAAFTLVTDPAEVDIRIEVQRPAPPNETCPTDARAPTPKPEDFVLLGYLDAEGVSISPIKATWTGARGLEPSRAVSFRGKGWILVDMMIVNGAGQPAWAPLEATFTGRVGVPLRARIVTDKKLPVPPGESRRVLAVAEIQEADASFVATLEIRGDGGRHLSIPDVQFPKPGAGVAQ encoded by the coding sequence TTGTTCCAACCTTTGAGATTGGCTCTTCCTCTGGCGCTGGTTCTCGAGTGGGGAGCTACCGCGAGGGCTGAACCGGCACCGGGGGCGCGTGTCAGGCGCGAGCGTTCCGTTACAGTCGCCAGCGCTCCCGCCGACTCGCCGCCCATCATCCACGTCGCGCGGGACACCATGACGCTGCTGTTCTTTCCCTCGCCAATCCAGCGGAAGACCCTCACCTTCGATGAGTCGCGGCTCCGCGTCCTGGATGCCGGCGAGCGCTCCGTCATCGTTCAGCCCCTGACCGATCTTCCCGCTGGCGAACGACAGGAACTCGGAGTCTTCTTCTCGGACGGCAAGGTTCCGGCACGGGCGGCGTTTACGCTCGTGACCGATCCGGCTGAAGTGGATATCCGGATCGAGGTGCAGCGCCCGGCGCCACCGAACGAGACCTGTCCGACGGACGCTCGCGCCCCGACGCCGAAGCCCGAAGATTTCGTGCTGCTTGGCTACTTGGATGCGGAGGGTGTCTCAATTTCCCCCATCAAAGCGACATGGACCGGCGCACGCGGACTTGAACCAAGCCGTGCCGTGTCTTTTCGGGGGAAGGGTTGGATCCTCGTAGACATGATGATCGTCAACGGGGCCGGACAACCCGCCTGGGCACCGCTGGAGGCGACCTTCACAGGTCGGGTTGGCGTGCCTTTGCGTGCGCGGATCGTGACCGACAAGAAGCTCCCGGTTCCTCCCGGAGAAAGCAGGCGCGTTCTCGCGGTCGCCGAAATCCAGGAGGCTGATGCAAGCTTTGTCGCCACCTTGGAGATTCGCGGGGATGGAGGCCGGCATTTGTCGATTCCGGACGTGCAGTTTCCGAAGCCTGGAGCGGGGGTTGCCCAGTGA
- a CDS encoding serine/threonine protein kinase, with translation MTKPIAVPAVSLIDGWQVSKTLGGGGFAVVFLGEKNGVQRALKVARHRETSGDAKQTHARTLREVTSLLMLDHLNIAQPRGFGVAESGHLYLALDYVDGWTLAEWAERKHPTIRELLSVFEKLASALAYMHRMGVLHRDLKLLNVLIRKSDGEPVIIDFSCATYTLAEDLTGGGLPPGTERYRAPEQFQFMREHRDEPRARYASQVSDEIFAMGVMLHELLTDPRPTAHRARFDLNNPALMTPSPRTVNARVPDGVSDLVLSMLSHEPSQRPVDTEALRRELADLRAHPSDAYDVTCHPPSEQRQVESARGAPLAALAVLPTPVPLKRPVALLDRPRRQVWRLAAITGVVALAVGAGLWSYSGEVEAPATEPHVAASPRPLSPHRSAPPVKASPAMSPPAPTPVAPSGPESAAAQKEGSTLKTPPPEAMTQGRTSRASKKSPPAVKCASLSLAAALMAGCPSAQIRPESFTCPSGAIEAMQEHLHWTSGQRFLVQFDDRYAQMENVWFTPGADVVGIVPKGMDQGMRQWELAPAGTRFYGKAYYLSDKMGRADGPALVVRYDRVKLPGQDEQPICFVVEGVAQAFTDGKVKARNWDVGSVVYRWP, from the coding sequence GTGACCAAGCCGATTGCGGTGCCGGCAGTCTCGCTCATTGACGGGTGGCAGGTTTCCAAGACGCTTGGTGGCGGCGGTTTCGCGGTTGTCTTCCTTGGTGAAAAGAACGGCGTTCAGCGTGCCCTCAAAGTAGCCAGGCACCGGGAGACCAGCGGCGACGCCAAGCAGACGCACGCGCGCACGTTGCGTGAGGTGACGTCGCTGCTCATGCTGGACCACCTGAATATCGCCCAGCCGCGAGGGTTCGGGGTCGCGGAGAGTGGCCACCTCTACCTCGCGCTCGACTACGTGGACGGCTGGACGCTCGCGGAGTGGGCCGAACGCAAGCACCCGACGATTCGCGAGCTCCTGAGCGTCTTTGAAAAGCTCGCGAGTGCGCTGGCGTACATGCACAGGATGGGCGTCCTGCATCGGGACCTGAAGCTGCTCAACGTCCTGATCCGGAAGAGTGATGGTGAACCTGTCATCATCGATTTCAGCTGCGCGACCTATACCCTCGCCGAGGACCTGACGGGAGGCGGGTTGCCCCCGGGCACCGAGCGCTATCGGGCCCCCGAACAGTTTCAATTCATGCGGGAACACAGGGACGAGCCCCGGGCTCGCTACGCCTCCCAGGTCTCCGATGAAATCTTCGCGATGGGCGTCATGCTCCACGAACTGCTGACTGACCCGCGCCCTACGGCGCACCGGGCGCGCTTCGACTTGAACAACCCCGCCCTGATGACGCCGTCTCCCCGAACGGTGAACGCGCGTGTTCCCGACGGGGTGAGTGACCTCGTTCTGAGCATGTTGTCCCATGAGCCTTCCCAGCGCCCGGTGGACACCGAGGCGCTCCGTCGCGAGCTGGCGGATCTCCGGGCCCATCCCTCTGACGCCTACGACGTGACGTGCCACCCACCATCGGAGCAGCGACAGGTGGAGTCCGCGCGAGGCGCCCCCCTCGCGGCACTGGCCGTGCTGCCCACGCCCGTTCCCCTCAAGCGGCCGGTTGCCTTGCTGGACCGCCCGCGTCGGCAGGTGTGGCGCCTTGCCGCCATCACTGGCGTCGTCGCGCTCGCAGTCGGTGCGGGCCTCTGGAGTTACTCAGGCGAGGTTGAGGCCCCTGCCACCGAGCCGCACGTCGCGGCGAGCCCGCGTCCTCTCAGCCCCCACCGTTCGGCACCGCCTGTAAAAGCCTCTCCTGCTATGTCACCTCCTGCCCCCACTCCCGTGGCTCCCTCGGGGCCGGAGAGCGCTGCCGCACAGAAGGAAGGATCCACCTTGAAGACCCCGCCGCCTGAAGCGATGACCCAAGGACGCACGTCTCGCGCATCGAAGAAGTCTCCCCCTGCCGTCAAATGCGCGTCGCTGTCGCTCGCCGCGGCGTTGATGGCCGGTTGTCCCAGCGCCCAGATCCGGCCCGAGTCCTTCACCTGCCCGTCAGGGGCGATTGAGGCCATGCAGGAGCACCTGCACTGGACGTCCGGCCAAAGGTTCTTGGTTCAGTTCGACGATCGCTACGCGCAAATGGAAAACGTGTGGTTCACTCCTGGTGCCGATGTGGTGGGGATCGTCCCGAAGGGCATGGACCAAGGCATGCGCCAGTGGGAGCTCGCCCCCGCCGGGACCCGCTTCTACGGCAAGGCCTACTATCTGTCCGACAAGATGGGCCGCGCGGACGGACCGGCGCTCGTCGTCCGGTATGACCGCGTGAAGCTCCCAGGTCAGGACGAGCAGCCCATTTGCTTCGTGGTCGAGGGCGTTGCCCAGGCCTTCACGGACGGCAAGGTGAAAGCGCGCAACTGGGACGTTGGGTCTGTCGTCTACCGCTGGCCTTGA
- a CDS encoding serine/threonine protein kinase, which produces MSAIEFGVPRGAILFVQDGFQYEFRDNLGEAHHGLSLLLARRRTLEGHVEKQVLLKAVGVPRDGQSWARIERARLKLEEQVRLAAYLDHPGIVRVHGIHKGEGGWYAITDRPLGNSVNDLVTVAGECRRRLSPLFVLYVGAQVATALAHAHEAADEKGRPLNIVHRSLDAGHIFVDWNGATQIADFGLALSDLPGRVASTVHRSQGDAFYSSPEMLLTGRVDARSDLFALGNVLLELATGKNLLDAPDTLTEDVKDSVSVRQRRRVRQAIKRARLAGSPAVVEDAIWRAATYTQAELEAMTDSLPQGLALPLRKLLQPRPADRYQTARELAMDLRAWLGDGEFFGPAEAEAELKALMQQAGEMLAELDIRAPRRLTASHDELSTN; this is translated from the coding sequence GTGTCGGCAATCGAGTTCGGGGTTCCAAGAGGGGCGATTCTCTTCGTCCAGGATGGCTTCCAGTACGAGTTCCGCGACAACCTGGGCGAGGCCCACCACGGGCTGAGCCTCCTTCTGGCGAGGCGCCGCACCCTGGAAGGCCACGTCGAAAAGCAGGTGCTGCTGAAGGCGGTCGGGGTCCCCCGCGATGGGCAATCGTGGGCACGTATCGAGCGCGCCCGGTTGAAGCTCGAAGAGCAAGTGCGGCTCGCGGCGTATCTGGATCACCCCGGAATCGTTCGCGTCCACGGGATACACAAGGGCGAGGGCGGCTGGTACGCCATCACCGACCGGCCGTTGGGGAACAGCGTGAACGACCTGGTAACGGTCGCGGGTGAATGCCGGCGGCGTCTATCGCCCCTCTTCGTGCTGTACGTGGGGGCGCAGGTGGCAACGGCGCTCGCGCACGCTCACGAAGCCGCGGACGAGAAGGGGAGGCCCCTGAACATCGTTCATCGGTCGCTCGACGCGGGGCACATCTTCGTGGACTGGAATGGCGCCACGCAGATCGCCGACTTCGGGCTCGCCCTTTCGGACCTGCCTGGTCGCGTGGCGTCCACCGTGCACCGCTCTCAGGGGGATGCGTTCTACTCGTCCCCGGAGATGCTCCTGACGGGCCGCGTGGATGCGCGCTCGGACCTCTTCGCGCTGGGCAACGTCCTGCTCGAACTGGCGACGGGGAAGAACCTCCTCGACGCCCCCGATACCCTGACCGAGGACGTCAAGGACTCCGTGTCGGTCCGGCAGCGCCGGCGCGTCCGGCAGGCCATCAAGCGGGCCCGGCTGGCGGGGAGTCCGGCCGTGGTCGAAGACGCGATCTGGCGCGCGGCGACCTACACACAGGCGGAGTTGGAGGCGATGACGGATTCGCTCCCGCAGGGGCTGGCCTTGCCGCTGCGCAAGCTCCTTCAACCCCGGCCCGCTGACCGCTACCAGACGGCCCGGGAGCTGGCGATGGACCTGCGCGCGTGGTTGGGCGACGGCGAGTTCTTCGGGCCGGCCGAAGCGGAAGCCGAGCTGAAGGCGCTGATGCAGCAGGCGGGCGAGATGCTCGCGGAGCTGGACATTCGCGCCCCCCGGCGATTGACGGCTTCACATGACGAACTCAGCACGAACTAG
- a CDS encoding SMI1/KNR4 family protein, with protein MQMPALLEEVSRAHHARPPATPAQIDAFEQRAGWRLDADLRAFYLHCDGADLFGTDAPAFSFFPLAEIRRARVTMRKKDTDKAGPASWYALCDVRDSNYILLDVSHQLDGRYPIRDGYNEAFPDPAYCRQIARSFSEFLAGALRSDGRWFWLPEQ; from the coding sequence ATGCAGATGCCCGCGTTGCTCGAAGAGGTGTCCCGCGCCCACCACGCGCGGCCCCCTGCGACGCCAGCTCAAATCGACGCGTTCGAGCAACGTGCTGGGTGGCGCCTGGACGCAGACCTCCGCGCCTTCTACCTGCACTGCGATGGCGCTGACCTCTTTGGAACCGATGCCCCCGCCTTCTCCTTCTTCCCGCTCGCGGAGATACGCCGCGCCCGAGTGACCATGAGGAAGAAGGACACGGACAAGGCGGGGCCCGCGTCTTGGTACGCCCTCTGCGACGTGCGAGACAGCAACTACATCCTGCTCGACGTGAGCCACCAGTTGGACGGCCGCTACCCGATTCGTGACGGCTACAACGAAGCGTTCCCGGACCCGGCGTACTGCCGTCAGATCGCGCGCTCATTCTCGGAGTTTCTGGCGGGCGCGCTGCGCTCCGATGGGCGCTGGTTCTGGCTGCCGGAGCAATAA
- a CDS encoding MlaE family ABC transporter permease, with the protein MTTQTPSKPAREPGLITQAITGFGQGLIDVVSTLGGIITMGLAVFRWSVRRPYRLANLFGQLDFVGVGSIFIVSLTGTFTGMVFALQTSTAFQLFDAESLVGPTVALTLTRELAAVFSALMVTMRAGSAMCTELGTMRVTEQVDALETMAVNPVQYLLVPRVLAGLFMVPALTMLFNTTGMGGAYVVAVGGLGISPGTFLSRTQQWLAPEDIFQGLLKGAVFGLAVSLICCFKGFNASGGAKGVGQATTEAMVASALSIFILDFILGVLFF; encoded by the coding sequence ATGACCACGCAGACCCCCAGCAAGCCGGCACGCGAGCCCGGGCTCATCACCCAGGCCATCACGGGCTTCGGCCAGGGCCTCATCGACGTCGTCAGCACCCTGGGCGGCATCATCACCATGGGGCTGGCCGTCTTCCGCTGGAGCGTGCGGCGCCCCTACCGGCTGGCGAACCTCTTCGGCCAGCTCGACTTCGTGGGCGTGGGGTCCATCTTCATCGTGTCGCTCACCGGCACCTTCACCGGCATGGTGTTCGCACTCCAGACGTCCACCGCCTTCCAGCTCTTCGACGCGGAGAGCCTGGTGGGCCCCACGGTGGCGCTGACGCTCACCCGCGAGCTGGCGGCGGTGTTCTCCGCGCTGATGGTGACCATGCGCGCCGGCTCCGCCATGTGCACCGAGCTGGGCACCATGCGCGTCACCGAGCAGGTGGACGCCCTGGAGACCATGGCCGTCAACCCGGTCCAGTACCTGCTGGTCCCCCGGGTGCTGGCCGGCCTCTTCATGGTGCCGGCGCTCACCATGCTCTTCAACACCACGGGCATGGGCGGCGCCTACGTGGTGGCCGTGGGCGGCCTGGGCATCTCCCCCGGCACCTTCCTCTCCCGCACCCAGCAGTGGTTGGCCCCCGAGGACATCTTCCAGGGCCTGCTCAAGGGCGCCGTGTTCGGCCTGGCGGTGTCGCTCATCTGCTGCTTCAAGGGCTTCAACGCCTCGGGCGGCGCCAAGGGCGTGGGGCAGGCCACCACGGAGGCCATGGTGGCCAGCGCCCTGTCCATCTTCATCCTCGACTTCATCCTGGGCGTCCTCTTCTTCTGA
- a CDS encoding ABC transporter ATP-binding protein: MIQVVDLHKTFGDHKVLTGINLTVPAGSTCVILGGSGSGKTVLMKHMIGLLKPDSGQVIIDGEDIVPMGVEALQRVRNKFGMVFQAAALFDSMTVFENVAFPLREHTKDPEDVIRQKVRARLDLMGLKKDVEDRFPADLSGGMRKRVGLARAIVMDPKVVLYDEPTTGLDPITTDSVDEMILAAQKELGVTSVVISHDISSAFNVADQIAFLSKGVIVASGSPEQLREADHPAVKVFLETWFGKN, encoded by the coding sequence ATGATCCAGGTCGTGGACCTGCACAAGACCTTCGGCGACCACAAGGTGCTCACCGGCATCAACCTCACCGTGCCGGCCGGCAGCACCTGCGTCATCCTGGGCGGCTCCGGCTCCGGCAAGACGGTGCTGATGAAGCACATGATTGGCCTGCTCAAGCCGGACAGCGGCCAGGTCATCATCGACGGGGAGGACATCGTCCCCATGGGCGTGGAGGCGCTCCAGCGGGTGCGCAACAAGTTCGGCATGGTGTTCCAGGCCGCCGCGCTGTTCGACTCCATGACCGTGTTCGAGAACGTGGCCTTCCCGCTGCGCGAGCACACGAAGGACCCGGAGGACGTCATCCGCCAGAAGGTCCGCGCGCGCCTGGACCTGATGGGGCTGAAGAAGGACGTGGAGGACCGCTTCCCCGCGGACCTGTCCGGCGGCATGCGCAAGCGGGTGGGGCTGGCGCGGGCCATCGTCATGGACCCGAAGGTGGTGCTCTATGATGAGCCCACCACCGGCCTGGACCCCATCACCACGGACTCCGTGGACGAGATGATCCTCGCCGCGCAGAAGGAGCTGGGCGTCACCAGCGTGGTCATCAGCCACGACATCTCCTCCGCCTTCAACGTGGCGGACCAGATCGCCTTCCTCTCCAAGGGCGTCATCGTGGCCAGCGGCTCGCCGGAGCAGCTCCGGGAGGCGGACCACCCCGCGGTGAAGGTGTTCCTGGAGACCTGGTTCGGGAAGAATTGA